In Ureibacillus thermophilus, the genomic stretch AGCTGCAAGTAAATGGGCGCATGTCGCAAGTATTTGATTAATTGCCAAACTACCTTCGCTCGATACCGCATGAATTTGTTCATCACATATCCTAAATGCGAAGAAAGTATAAACCGCCACTTACTTGCAAAAATAAAAAAGAAAAAAGGAACGATTCAAATGCAATTAAAACCTGGATGGAATTTCCATAACAGTTATGCAACATTACCACCCATTTTCTATACACAACTAAACCCTACACCAGTAGCATTTCCCAAGCTGGTTGTTTTCAATGAATCTCTTGCTGAAGAATTGAATTTGAATAGTGATGCACTGCAGACAGAAGAAGGGGTTGCTACATTTTCGGGTAACAAAATACCGGAAGGAGCGGAACCGCTCGCTCAAGCTTATGCAGGGCATCAATTCGGTTATTTCACTATGTTGGGCGATGGACGAGCCATTCTTTTGGGAGAGCATGTGAATACTCAGAATCAGCGCTTTGATATACAGCTAAAAGGTTCGGGGAGAACGCCATATTCCCGCGGCGGTGATGGACGAGCAGCTCTTGGACCAATGCTTCGAGAGTACATTATTAGTGAAGCGATGCATGCCCTTGGGATTCCTACAACGAGAAGTTTAGCCGTTATCACAACAGGGGAAACGGTCATTCGAGAACAACTGCTTCCAGGTGCTATTTTAACAAGAGTGGCTTCAAGCCATATCCGCGTTGGAACTTTTGAATTTGCACGAAAATTTGGTTCAAAAGAAGACTTACAAGCTCTTTGCGACTATACTATTGAAAGACATTATCCTCATCTTGCAAAAGAAAAGAATCCATATCTGCAATTATTAAAAGAAGTCATCGAAAAGCAAGCAGCACTTATTGCTAAGTGGCAACTCGTCGGCTTTGTCCATGGTGTGATGAATACTGATAACATGACCGTTAGCGGGGAGACCATTGATTACGGGCCATGCGCTTTTATGGATCTTTATCATCCTGAAACAGTTTTTAGTTCGATTGATACTTACGGCCGCTATGCTTATGGAAATCAACCCAAAATTGGAGGATGGAACTTAGCAAGGTTTGCCGAGGCACTTATTCCGCTGCTTGATGAAAATAAAGAGAAGGCGGTCAGACTGGCAAAAGAAGCCATAGAAACTTACCCAGACCTTTACGTATTTTATTATCTCGACGGTATGCGTAAAAAATTAGGGCTCCTTAATGAAGAAGCGGATGATGAAGCACTCATACAAGATTTACTTCAATTAATGGAAACATATAAACAAGATTATACAAATACGTTTAGAGCGTTAACTTTGCAAAAATTCGAAGAACCATTTTTCCAAACTCCAGAATTTCAAGATTGGTACCAACGTTATCAAGCTCGCTTAAAACGCCAAAATTCTATAGATATTATGCAAATGATGAAGCAACATAACCCTTCTGTGATTCCTCGAAACCACCGGGTAGAAGAAGCAATCGAAGCAGCGGTGGAGCGAGGAGACTTCACCGTTATGAAAAAATTGCTATCGATTATCACGAATCCTTATGCATATTCAGCGGAACAAGAGGAATACTGTACATTGCCTGAATATCCAGATGAACCGTATATTACCTATTGCGGTACGTAAAACTCGCAAAGAATGGAGGAACTCAAATGGAAAAAATCGAAGTTGGCGAAGTGTTTACCATCGGGGATGACGAACAAGAAGAGGAAGTTGAAGTTGTTGCAACGCTGACAGTAGATGGACAAGATTATGTCGCAGTTGCCTTTACAGATGATTTACATGAAGAGAATGAAGAGGATATCGAAGTCTTTTTCTTGAAAGTGGATGATGAGGGAGACTTCGACGTGATTGAATCCGATGAAGAATTCGATAAAGTGTCAGAAGCCTTTGATCAAATGATGGATGAAATGGATGAAGAGTAATATGTTTACGGGAGCAAGATTGGCTCTATAATATTTGGTGTTGGTGAGTAAAAACCAGCACCAATTTTTTTGAACAAAAAAATGAGACATGTGACAAACTCTGGTAAAATGTAATCGCCAAAACACATTTTCCAAAGGAGTTGCGTCACATGTCTCACCATCATTCTATACGAAACCTACTCAATATAAAAGACAAAAATATCACATTTGATGAAAATTTTTGTGCAGAAGAACTCATTAAAGGGGTCCAATCAAAAGTCTTTTATGGACAATTCACTTACCAACCAAAAGCTTGTTATGCTTGTGGACAGGTCTTCGATGATCAAATCATTAAACACGGTTTTAAAACGTCTCTCATTAAAATGCCTAGCATTTCAGGTTTTCATACCTATTTAAAATTGCGTAAACAGCGTTATTTCTGTAAACATTGTCATGCCACGTTTACTTGAAAAACGAGCGTCGTGGCGAAAAACTGTTGCATTTCCAACAATACAAAAGTATCAATTGCTTGAAACGCCAAAGATAAAATATCCGAAAAAGATATTGCGATGAAACATAATGTTTCTCATGCCACTGTCAGTCGTGTCATTGACAGCTTTTATAGCTACTATCAACCAAATGTTCACTACCTTCCAAAGCATTTGTGTTTTGACGAGTTTAAATCAGTGAAATCCGCAGCTGGAGCGATGTCCTTTATTTTCTGCGACTCTGAAACGGGGGAGATTGTGGATATCGTGGAGGACCGGAGATTACCTGTCCTCAAAGAGTATTTCTTACGGTATTCCAAGAAGGCGAGAGATGCGGTAAAAACGATTGTCATCGATATGTATAGCCCTTATATTTCCTTAATCCAAGAAGTTTTCCCTAAAGCGGAAATCGTACTCGACAAATTCCATATCCTCCAACTATTTAGCAGAGCTTTAAACAAAACGCGCATCAACGTCATGAATCGGGATAAAAAGAATTACAATAAATTAAAAAAATACTGGAAGCTCCTTCTGAAAGATCAAACAAAACTTGATTATAAGAACTATAAATATCATCGTTGCTTTAAAAAGCATATGTGTGAGGTGGAGATTCTCCACTATCTCATTGATTTAGATTCTGAATTAAAAGCGTCCTATGAGTTATACCAATACGTTCGCCATTGCATCAAAACCAAAGACTTTGAGCTCCTAAAGAAAACATTAGAGAATAAACAAAATATCGTTTCCAGCTATATGAAAACCGCCATCAAGACAATCAACAAATACATCAATTACGTCGAG encodes the following:
- a CDS encoding protein adenylyltransferase SelO: MQLKPGWNFHNSYATLPPIFYTQLNPTPVAFPKLVVFNESLAEELNLNSDALQTEEGVATFSGNKIPEGAEPLAQAYAGHQFGYFTMLGDGRAILLGEHVNTQNQRFDIQLKGSGRTPYSRGGDGRAALGPMLREYIISEAMHALGIPTTRSLAVITTGETVIREQLLPGAILTRVASSHIRVGTFEFARKFGSKEDLQALCDYTIERHYPHLAKEKNPYLQLLKEVIEKQAALIAKWQLVGFVHGVMNTDNMTVSGETIDYGPCAFMDLYHPETVFSSIDTYGRYAYGNQPKIGGWNLARFAEALIPLLDENKEKAVRLAKEAIETYPDLYVFYYLDGMRKKLGLLNEEADDEALIQDLLQLMETYKQDYTNTFRALTLQKFEEPFFQTPEFQDWYQRYQARLKRQNSIDIMQMMKQHNPSVIPRNHRVEEAIEAAVERGDFTVMKKLLSIITNPYAYSAEQEEYCTLPEYPDEPYITYCGT
- a CDS encoding DUF1292 domain-containing protein, whose amino-acid sequence is MEKIEVGEVFTIGDDEQEEEVEVVATLTVDGQDYVAVAFTDDLHEENEEDIEVFFLKVDDEGDFDVIESDEEFDKVSEAFDQMMDEMDEE
- a CDS encoding transposase family protein, with the translated sequence MSHHHSIRNLLNIKDKNITFDENFCAEELIKGVQSKVFYGQFTYQPKACYACGQVFDDQIIKHGFKTSLIKMPSISGFHTYLKLRKQRYFCKHCHATFT
- a CDS encoding ISL3 family transposase, coding for MSEKDIAMKHNVSHATVSRVIDSFYSYYQPNVHYLPKHLCFDEFKSVKSAAGAMSFIFCDSETGEIVDIVEDRRLPVLKEYFLRYSKKARDAVKTIVIDMYSPYISLIQEVFPKAEIVLDKFHILQLFSRALNKTRINVMNRDKKNYNKLKKYWKLLLKDQTKLDYKNYKYHRCFKKHMCEVEILHYLIDLDSELKASYELYQYVRHCIKTKDFELLKKTLENKQNIVSSYMKTAIKTINKYINYVENTLKYDYNNGILEGSNNKIKVIKRISFGYRSFYHFRNRIFITQNLAKIKTA